One genomic segment of Helianthus annuus cultivar XRQ/B chromosome 14, HanXRQr2.0-SUNRISE, whole genome shotgun sequence includes these proteins:
- the LOC110905663 gene encoding LOW QUALITY PROTEIN: mannose/glucose-specific lectin (The sequence of the model RefSeq protein was modified relative to this genomic sequence to represent the inferred CDS: inserted 1 base in 1 codon; deleted 1 base in 1 codon) has product MEGVLQNMKPGEFIRVAPWGQPVRDPQKNNWSFEIEEGHKLQSIRIGHADDVITSLTFTTEFRGALSISNKFGSSARAQSVSLVTFDSDEEIVGIKVIFGLSGRDTYLSSLFFITNKNTHGPFGGITNSLFSLTWNKGSLVGFYGNASDWIGGIGGIGVYLKVYGEITRIGTWGKPLPAFRQTIWSFQLEGNYRLSKITIDHGDAINNSLMFNSSEKVDDPNGLSIIDHVTLDEVEEIVGISGMVGTLPTCQTIISSISFTTNKKTHGPFGDNVKGTPFSVSWDAGSFAGFYGLQVVXFDSIGVYLKATN; this is encoded by the exons ATGGAAGGAGTACTACAAAACATGAAACCAGGCGAATTTATTCGAGTAGCACCATGGGGACAACCGGTCAGAGATCCTCAGAAGAATAACTGGTCTTTTGAAATTGAGGAAGGTCATAAGCTGCAAAGTATAAGGATTGGTCATGCTGATGATGTGATAACCTCACTCACGTTCACCACCGAGTTTAGAGGTGCATTGAGCATTTCTAATAAGTTTGGTAGTTCGGCTAGAGCACAATCAGTATCGCTG GTAACGTTTGACTCGGATGAGGAAATAGTTGGAATTAAAGTAATCTTCGGTCTTAGTGGCCGTGACACATACCTTTCTTCTTTGTTTTTTATAACCAACAAGAACACGCATGGACCTTTTGGTGGAATAACCAATTCTTTGTTCTCCTTAACATGGAACAAAGGCTCGTTAGTTGGATTTTATGGCAATGCCAGCGATTGGATTGGTGGCATTGGCGGCATTGGTGTCTATTTGAAAGTGTATGGGGAAATCACGAGGATCGGAACATGGGGAAAACCTCTTCCGGCATTTCGACAAACTATTTGGTCTTTCCAACTTGAGGGGAATTATCGTTTGAGCAAGATAACCATTGACCATGGCGATGCCATAAAC AACTCTTTGATGTTCAACTCTTCTGAAAAGGTGGATGATCCGAATGGACTTTCCATAATCGATCACGTAACACTCGATGAGGTTGAAGAAATTGTTGGCATTAGTGGCATGGTTGGAACACTCCCCACCTGTCAAACAATAATTTCATCGATATCATTCACGACGAACAAAAAAACCCATGGGCCATTTGGTGATAATGTCAAAGGGACACCTTTTTCTGTGTCATGGGATGCTGGTTCTTTTGCTGGATTTTATGGCCTTCAGGTCG ATTTTGATAGTATCGGTGTCTATTTGAAGGCTACAAATTAG